The nucleotide sequence AGGAAGCTATACCAAGAAGTTGTAAAAAGTCACGATTTAGATCATCAGACTCAGATTGACGCCTACCCTTTTCAGAAAAAGATTAGGGATATTATGACCTCTAATCCTGTAACTGTTTCCCGGAAAGCCACAGCAAGTGAAATTGCAAACGTTATGACGGAAAAAGGTATCAGTTCAATCCTTATCTGCGACTCAAACAACAAAGTCGAGGGAATAGTTACCGAAAGGGATTTGGTTACAAAAATCCTCTCAAGAAATGACGAATTTTGCCAGAAAGATATGAAAGCAAGTGAATTTATGACCCCCGATCCTTATGTAATGTCTTCTGATGATTATATGTATGAAGCAGCTGCCTTTATGCTCAGGCACAAGATAAGACACCTGCCTATAGTTGATAATGAAGAGCTGACAGGGATACTGTCAATAAGGGATTTGATGAAATTCAGGAGCCAGAAATCCGTTCTTCTTATAGGCAAAGCAAAAGAAGCAGCGAAAATTGAAAAACTTAAACCGATACGTGATGAAATTGGATCTGTGGCAAAAGTCCTCCTTTTGGAAAACCGCTCCCATGTGGAAACAATGGAAATTATCTCTTACATACATCACAACATAATCCGGAGATGCTTCGAACTCGTATACGAAGACATGGTTAACCAGGGCTATAAACCGCCTGACATAAAATACTGCTTTATAATAATGGGAAGCGGCGGCAGGAAGGAGATGCTTCTAGGCCCTGATCAGGACAACGGAATAATATTCGAAGATTTCCCGGATGAGAAACGTGAAGAAGTGGACAACTTTTTTATTCCTTTTTCGGAAAAACTTGTCAATGCTCTGGATTACCTTGGTTATCCTTTGTGCAAAGGCAATGTCATGCTCAGCAATCCCAAATGGAGAGGCCGGCTCAATGACTGGAAGGATAAGGTTGCTAAATGGATAGAAACGCCCGAACCTCAGCGTGTAAGATATTCATCAATCTTTTTTGATTTTTTCCCTCTTTACGGTTCACCGGATTTACTGAACGACCTTAAAACATTTATTCTGAAAGAAGTTTACGATAATAAGCTTTTCCTTTATAAAATGATGGAGCTTGATTTCAAGCACAAAGTTCCGTTCGGCTTTCTGGGGCGGTTTGTCACATCAAGCGAGGAAGAACACAAAGGTGAACTTTCCGTTAAAGAAAACGGCAGCATATTCATTGTCGACTGTATAAGAATGTATATGCTTGAAAACAGTACCTATGCCAACACCACTCTTGAAAGACTGGACAAACTTTATGAAAAGGGAGTATTCACCAAAGCCACTGTCGATCATATTAAGGCGGCTTTTGAATACTTCACTTACATCAGGCTGAAAAATGAAATTAAACTCATTGAGCAGGGTGAAAAACCCGATCATTACCTTGACCCTTACAAACTACCCAAAAATGAACAGGAACTTTTGAAAGAAGCTTTCAAAGTGGCAGACAAGCTTCAGGATTCCACCCGCAGACATTTCGGCAAAATAGTAGGGCTGTAGCTATAACGTCCACCTGAATGGGTGAGAGACAGGTAGATAGAGAAGTGGTGTATTAGTGTATTAGTGTATTGGTGTATTGGTGTATTGGTTAATTTGTATAGTTGTTGATTTGGCATTCAACATTGAAATTTACTATCATCACGTTTCCTTAATTATTTAAAGCTCTCACACTGTAACTTTATGAGAGACCTCTCCGCTTCGGTCGAGGTGACAGTCTTTGTATAGCATTTGCCTTGGAAGGATAAATAGAATGTTACACATATTTACCGGACTAAAAGACGTTGCTAACCGTAGGTATTCTTTCAACCAAGGACTTAACGCTTTAAGTGGTCGGGAAGTGATCTACCTGTTTTTTCTGTTTTGACGAAACTAAGTGCGAAACTTGAGTTAATAATCATATTTATACCTAAATATTATTGGACTTTCTATACTTAATTAGCTACAAAAGGGGGTGACACCTCAAATTTTATGTGTTAATTAAGGGTTTTTACAATAGATTCAGGAGGCGGTTAATGCACTACAATCATTCCGAAGTTGAATCCACATGGCAAAAGCTTTGGGAAGAGCACAAAAGCTATAAAACATCGAAAGACGAAAGCAAGGAAAAGTTTTACTGCCTGGAAATGTTTCCTTATCCTTCGGGAAAAATCCATATGGGGCATGTGCGAAACTATGCCATTGGCGATGTTGTGGCCAGATACAAAACCATGAAAGGATTCAATGTAATCCACCCTATGGGATGGGATGCATTCGGACTTCCTGCTGAAAATGCAGCTATTAAAAATAAAATTCATCCTGCAAAATGGACATATTCCAACATTAAATTCATGAAAGAACAGCTGAAAAAGCTCGGGCTTTCATATGACTGGGATAGAGAAATAGCAACATGCGACCCTGAATACTACAAATGGGAGCAGCTGGTATTTATTAAAATGTTTGAAAAAGGGCTGGTTTACAACAAAACTTCAAATGTAAACTGGTGTGAAGACTGCAACACCGTCCTTGCAAATGAACAGGTTGAAGACGGAAAGTGCTGGAGATGCGGCAACGATGTTGAAATAAAAGAACTGGACGGTTGGTTTTTCAAGATTTCCGAATATGCGGATGAGCTCCTCGATTACACATACAAAATGGACGGTTGGCCGGAAAAAGTTCTCACTATGCAGAGAAACTGGATAGGCAAATCCCACGGTGCAATTATCAGGTTCCCTCTGCAAGAACTTGATGAGCCTATTGAAGTATTTACAACAAGACCGGACACCCTTTACGGTGCGAATTTTATGCTGATAGCCCCGGAACACCCCCTCACAAGACAATTAATAGCCGGAACGGAAAAAGAGGAAGAAGGGATAAAATTCATTAATTCCATTCTGAAGGAAGAAAAAATCAGCCGTATGGCTGAAGACAAGGAAAAGAAAGGTTTTTTTACAGGTAAATATGTAACCAACCCGATGACAAATAAACAGATCCCGATATATATTGCAAACTATGTACTTATGGACTACGGAACCGGCGCCATTATGGCAGTACCTGCACATGATCAGAGGGATTTTGATTTTGCCAAGGAATATAATCTTCCGATAACCGTGGTAATCCAGCCGGAAGGTAAAGAACTAAACGGTGAAAACATGGAAGAAGCTTACGCAGGAGACGGATATCTTGTTAATTCCGGGAAGTTTAACGGCTTGGACGTGGAAACGGCAAAAGAAAAAATCACAGAATATCTTAATGAAAATAATCTCGGTGAAAAAACAGTTAACTACAGATTGAAAGACTGGGGGATATCCAGACAGAGATACTGGGGAGCACCAATCCCGGTGGTACACTGTGAAAAATGCGGTGTTGTTCCTGTAAAAGATGAGGATTTGCCGGTGGAACTTCCTCTTGATGTTGAATTCACCGGAATAGGCAATCCTTTGGAGTCGGCGGAAGAATTTGTGAATACAGAATGTCCCAGGTGCTCAGCACCGGCAAAGCGCGAAACCGACACAATGGACACTTTTGTGGAATCTTCATGGTATTTTCTCAGATACTGCTCTCCTCAGTGTGAAACCGCTCCTTTTAATAAGGATGAAGCAAATTACTGGATGCCCGTGGATCAATATATCGGCGGTGTGGAACATGCAATAATGCATCTGCTTTATGCACGATTTTATACAAAAATATTGAGAGATCTTGGTTTTCTTAATGTAGACGAGCCCTTCCAGAATCTGCTTACACAAGGGATGGTCTGCAAGGAAACATACAAATGCCCTATACACGGCTGGCTTTTTCCCGAAGAGGTGGAAAATGACAAATGTGTTATATGTGATTCGGATGTGGAAATCGGACGTGTGGAAAAGATGAGCAAGTCCAAAAAGAATGTAGTGGACCCGGATAATTTGATAAAAGAATACGGAGCTGACACAGCAAGGCTTTTCAGCCTTTTTGCAGCGCCACCGGACAGAGACCTCGAATGGAACCAACAGGGCGTGGAAGGTTGTTACAGATTCATCAACAGAGTTTTCAGACTTGTTATAAACAATATGGACTTAAAAGTTGAAAATACAAATACTGAACAAAAAGAGTCTGAATTGTCAAAAGAACTGGAATACAATTTGCATTCAACAATAAAAAAAGTAACAAACGACATTGAAAAGTTCCACTTAAACACAGCTGTGGCTGCTTGTATGGAAATGACGAATTTTCTTTACCAGACAGAAAAAAAACTAAAAACTGATACCGAAAAAATACTCTATCTGCAGTCATTGGAAATACTTCTGAAAATGCTGACACCATTTGTGCCACATGTATGTGAGGAGTTATGGGGAAAACTCGGTAACAATACATTTATATCTAATCAGGACTGGCCGTCATTTGATGAAACTAAAACGGTAAAAGATACAACAACAATTGTAGTTCAGATTAACGGCAAAGTCAGAGCTAACATCGAGCTGCCTGTGGGAGCACAAAAAGAAGAGGCACTTAATTCCGCCAAGGCTGACTCCAAAGTACAAAAGCATCTTGAAGGTAAAAATCTTATTAAAGAAATATATGTCCCGGACAAGCTGATAAGTCTGGTGGTTAAATAATGAAAAAATTAACTCTGCTGATCACCATTCTGCTGATTTTCGGCTGCGGTTACAAAATAGCAGGATTAATCAATAACAGCGGATTAAATTACAAATATCATATTGCATCTATAGTCAACAATGCTGATGAAGCGAATTACAGAAGTATGCTGGACAGAGAGGCCACCATTTTCTTTACCCGCTACAGCGCCCTTGCCAAAAAGAAAAATGCTGATTACAGACTTCATTTCAGATTAGACAGTGTAACAACCTCGGCATCAATAAACTCACGTACAAATCAAGCCGTCAGATCTGATCTGTCAGCCAGGCTTCACATTCTCGTTCTGGATAAAAACTCAAATAATGTTTTCGATAAAACTTTCTCCAGAACAAATTCTTTTACAATAAGTAATAGTATTTCAGAAAATCGCCGCAACAGAAATGAGGCTTTCCGTAACACAATAAGCGATATACTCCTGGGTTTCAAAAATGAGTTTGAAAAGTAAACAGTACGTAATCGTAGGCAGCAAAATTTTTCAGGAAAAAAAACTGTCAGAAATCACTGATTCTTTAGAAGAACCTGAGGAAAGCGTTTTTTATGCCGATGAATTGAACCCGGAAGAATTTTTTACCGTAATTTTTACTATGCCTCTTTTCTCTTCAGAAAAGCTTGTTGTTATAAAAAATGCAGAAAAGTACAAAGACATCTGCTGGCTTATGGAAAAATCCCGAAAATCCGAGTCGATAATAGTTTTTCTTTTTGAATCCATAAATAAAAAGGAATTAAAGGAAGCAGAAGAAAATTTCACACTTATACAGGAGACAAAAAAGAACAAAACAAGTATAATCAACGAAATTACAGCGATGTTTAATGAAAAAGGGTTTCGTTTAAGCAAACAGATAGCCGAAGAAATATATATTCTATGCAACAACGACTTATCAATTGTGAAAAATGAACTGGAAAAAGTGGAAATTTACTTTAATTATACAAAACCTGAAAAAGAAACGGACATTCTGAATATCATAAGCTCTTCCAGAAACGAGTCCATCTTCCAGTTTATCGACCAATTCTGTAACAAAAACTACAAAGGTGCCATGTCCAGCTTATACAGACTCATAGATGCCGGGGAAAATCTGGATATATTGTACAGTATGCTGTTTAAAAGAATCCAAAAAATATATCTATATAAAATCAATCCCTCGCTCATAAACGAGCATACTTTTGTAATCAATAAAATCAAATCAAACAAGAAGCTGTGGTCTAATAATGAACTTGCAAAAGTGATAGCCTTATTCAATGAAATAGACTATAAGTCCAAAACAGGTTATAAAGACGAGACCAGGGGGCTTATTAATCTTCTTAATCTAATCGCTCCAAATAGCAAACGTTTCTCCCGATATCCATGACATTCCTGTAAAGCAGTACATTGACACCCGCTTTTTTTATCTCTTCAAATATTTCACAATATCGTGAATCAATCTCATCAGCACAACGGAATTTTTTTCTGTCCGACTGGATTATGTACAAAACATAAGCCTTATAACCCATTTCCACTGATTCTCTTAATGTCCGAAGGTGACGCTGGCCTCTGGTAGTCACAGCATCGGGAAACATGGCATGGGTTTCGTCAAAAAGAGACACACTTTTTACCTCAACAAGATTTTCCTGACCATTTATATCAAGATTGAAATCAATTTTGCTGTTCAATATTGTATATTCTCTTATAATTTCCCGGAAACCGTTTAATTCTGTTATCTCTCCATCTCTGAGTGCATTCTCCACGATTTTATTTACTTTAATAGTATTTGTATAAACCCAGCAATTATCAACCCTGAAACTTTCAAGTGTATATTTCAACTTTCTTTTGGGGTT is from Flexistipes sinusarabici DSM 4947 and encodes:
- a CDS encoding DUF294 nucleotidyltransferase-like domain-containing protein, with protein sequence MALVNHLKTVEPFRNLPDGIADFLREKSIVKEYPKNKIIFSQYDKPTGYLYFINKGQVEIFSETSEGVEITVDTRSDGEYFGWTPIFTNEGYSAGARTSKDTLCLLIPKDIILEISREYPIVSNFFNKAVLSRIRKLYQEVVKSHDLDHQTQIDAYPFQKKIRDIMTSNPVTVSRKATASEIANVMTEKGISSILICDSNNKVEGIVTERDLVTKILSRNDEFCQKDMKASEFMTPDPYVMSSDDYMYEAAAFMLRHKIRHLPIVDNEELTGILSIRDLMKFRSQKSVLLIGKAKEAAKIEKLKPIRDEIGSVAKVLLLENRSHVETMEIISYIHHNIIRRCFELVYEDMVNQGYKPPDIKYCFIIMGSGGRKEMLLGPDQDNGIIFEDFPDEKREEVDNFFIPFSEKLVNALDYLGYPLCKGNVMLSNPKWRGRLNDWKDKVAKWIETPEPQRVRYSSIFFDFFPLYGSPDLLNDLKTFILKEVYDNKLFLYKMMELDFKHKVPFGFLGRFVTSSEEEHKGELSVKENGSIFIVDCIRMYMLENSTYANTTLERLDKLYEKGVFTKATVDHIKAAFEYFTYIRLKNEIKLIEQGEKPDHYLDPYKLPKNEQELLKEAFKVADKLQDSTRRHFGKIVGL
- the leuS gene encoding leucine--tRNA ligase, with translation MHYNHSEVESTWQKLWEEHKSYKTSKDESKEKFYCLEMFPYPSGKIHMGHVRNYAIGDVVARYKTMKGFNVIHPMGWDAFGLPAENAAIKNKIHPAKWTYSNIKFMKEQLKKLGLSYDWDREIATCDPEYYKWEQLVFIKMFEKGLVYNKTSNVNWCEDCNTVLANEQVEDGKCWRCGNDVEIKELDGWFFKISEYADELLDYTYKMDGWPEKVLTMQRNWIGKSHGAIIRFPLQELDEPIEVFTTRPDTLYGANFMLIAPEHPLTRQLIAGTEKEEEGIKFINSILKEEKISRMAEDKEKKGFFTGKYVTNPMTNKQIPIYIANYVLMDYGTGAIMAVPAHDQRDFDFAKEYNLPITVVIQPEGKELNGENMEEAYAGDGYLVNSGKFNGLDVETAKEKITEYLNENNLGEKTVNYRLKDWGISRQRYWGAPIPVVHCEKCGVVPVKDEDLPVELPLDVEFTGIGNPLESAEEFVNTECPRCSAPAKRETDTMDTFVESSWYFLRYCSPQCETAPFNKDEANYWMPVDQYIGGVEHAIMHLLYARFYTKILRDLGFLNVDEPFQNLLTQGMVCKETYKCPIHGWLFPEEVENDKCVICDSDVEIGRVEKMSKSKKNVVDPDNLIKEYGADTARLFSLFAAPPDRDLEWNQQGVEGCYRFINRVFRLVINNMDLKVENTNTEQKESELSKELEYNLHSTIKKVTNDIEKFHLNTAVAACMEMTNFLYQTEKKLKTDTEKILYLQSLEILLKMLTPFVPHVCEELWGKLGNNTFISNQDWPSFDETKTVKDTTTIVVQINGKVRANIELPVGAQKEEALNSAKADSKVQKHLEGKNLIKEIYVPDKLISLVVK
- the holA gene encoding DNA polymerase III subunit delta; protein product: MSLKSKQYVIVGSKIFQEKKLSEITDSLEEPEESVFYADELNPEEFFTVIFTMPLFSSEKLVVIKNAEKYKDICWLMEKSRKSESIIVFLFESINKKELKEAEENFTLIQETKKNKTSIINEITAMFNEKGFRLSKQIAEEIYILCNNDLSIVKNELEKVEIYFNYTKPEKETDILNIISSSRNESIFQFIDQFCNKNYKGAMSSLYRLIDAGENLDILYSMLFKRIQKIYLYKINPSLINEHTFVINKIKSNKKLWSNNELAKVIALFNEIDYKSKTGYKDETRGLINLLNLIAPNSKRFSRYP
- the sfsA gene encoding DNA/RNA nuclease SfsA, which encodes MFSLPKLYYGYFLKRYKRFFVDIDYKGTVLTAHNPNTGSMRNLLKEGREVAFSKSDNPKRKLKYTLESFRVDNCWVYTNTIKVNKIVENALRDGEITELNGFREIIREYTILNSKIDFNLDINGQENLVEVKSVSLFDETHAMFPDAVTTRGQRHLRTLRESVEMGYKAYVLYIIQSDRKKFRCADEIDSRYCEIFEEIKKAGVNVLLYRNVMDIGRNVCYLERLD